One Paracidovorax avenae ATCC 19860 genomic region harbors:
- a CDS encoding DUF2818 family protein: MSSSASIWLVIVAALVAANLPFCNHRWLVVGPRAVPAKPLAARLGEWLLCYFLVGGLALLLEKRVGQIAPQGWEFYAVTVALFATLAFPGFVYRYLLRRRG, encoded by the coding sequence GTGTCATCCTCCGCATCCATCTGGCTCGTGATCGTGGCGGCGCTCGTGGCCGCCAACCTGCCTTTCTGCAACCACCGCTGGCTGGTGGTGGGGCCCCGCGCAGTGCCGGCCAAACCCCTGGCGGCGCGGCTGGGGGAATGGCTGCTGTGTTATTTCCTGGTGGGCGGGCTGGCCCTGCTGCTGGAAAAGCGCGTTGGCCAGATCGCCCCGCAGGGCTGGGAGTTCTATGCCGTCACGGTCGCGCTCTTCGCGACGCTGGCCTTTCCCGGTTTCGTCTATCGCTACCTGCTGCGCCGCAGGGGCTGA
- a CDS encoding ABC transporter ATP-binding protein — MAAPALEIRGLEAWYGESHVLHGVDMVVQPGEVVTLLGRNGAGRTSTLRAVMGLTGARKGSVKINGQETIQMPTHRIAHLGVGYCPEERGIFSSLSCEENLLLPPVLKTGRSGMPLDEIYAMFPNLAERRHSQGTRLSGGEQQMLAVARILRTGAQLLLLDEISEGLAPVIVQALARMITTLRQKGYTVVMVEQNFRFAAPLADRFYVMEHGSIALQFGADELEQRMPVLNELLGV; from the coding sequence ATGGCCGCCCCCGCTCTCGAAATCCGCGGCCTGGAGGCCTGGTACGGCGAATCGCACGTGCTGCACGGCGTGGACATGGTGGTGCAGCCCGGCGAGGTGGTGACCCTGCTGGGCCGCAACGGCGCAGGCCGCACCTCCACGCTGCGCGCGGTGATGGGTTTGACCGGCGCCCGCAAGGGCTCTGTGAAGATCAACGGGCAGGAAACCATCCAGATGCCCACGCACCGCATCGCGCACCTGGGCGTGGGCTACTGCCCCGAGGAGCGCGGCATCTTCTCCAGCCTGTCGTGCGAGGAGAACCTGTTGCTGCCACCCGTGCTCAAGACGGGCCGCTCCGGCATGCCGCTGGACGAGATCTACGCGATGTTCCCCAACCTCGCGGAGCGCCGCCACAGCCAGGGCACGCGGCTGTCGGGCGGCGAGCAGCAGATGCTGGCCGTGGCGCGCATCCTGCGCACGGGCGCGCAGCTGCTGCTGCTCGACGAAATCTCGGAGGGGCTCGCACCCGTCATCGTGCAGGCCCTGGCGCGCATGATCACCACGCTGCGCCAGAAGGGCTACACGGTGGTGATGGTGGAGCAGAACTTCCGCTTCGCCGCGCCGCTCGCCGACCGCTTCTACGTGATGGAGCACGGCAGCATCGCCCTGCAGTTCGGCGCCGACGAGCTGGAGCAGCGCATGCCGGTACTCAACGAATTGCTGGGCGTGTGA
- the nuoK gene encoding NADH-quinone oxidoreductase subunit NuoK, which yields MTLTLGHFLSLGAMLFALSVIGIFLNRKNLIVLLMAIELMLLAVNMNFVAFSHYLGDMHGQVFVFFILTVAAAESAIGLAILVLLFRNKSSIDAEDLNTLKG from the coding sequence ATGACGTTGACCCTGGGCCATTTCCTGTCGCTGGGCGCGATGCTGTTCGCGCTGTCGGTGATCGGCATCTTCCTGAACCGCAAGAACCTCATCGTGCTGCTCATGGCCATCGAGCTGATGCTCCTGGCCGTGAACATGAACTTCGTCGCGTTCTCCCACTACCTGGGCGACATGCACGGGCAGGTGTTCGTGTTCTTCATCCTGACGGTGGCCGCGGCCGAATCCGCCATCGGCCTCGCGATCCTGGTGCTGCTGTTCCGCAACAAGTCCAGCATCGACGCGGAAGATCTCAACACCCTCAAGGGCTGA
- a CDS encoding ABC transporter transmembrane domain-containing protein, with protein sequence MPVASAPPRHSATPPGNPSRPPTRALAGLVPFLRPYAGRIALALVFLVLAAAATLAFPVALRSLIDGGLLPGDRGAQAMALREHFGLLFGVAVALGVFSAARFYLVSWLGERVTADLRNAVYAHVLRQSPAFFETTQTGEVLSRLTTDTTLVQTVVGSSLSMGLRNAVMGLGALGMLVWSHPRLMAVVLLGIVLVVAPTAWIGRRVRRLSRDSQDRVADASALAGEVLNAIPVVQSHTAEARESARFQAATAHAFDAAVRRSRARAALVAFIIVANAGLLLWGLYRGTQAVLAGDMSAGQLGETVIYVMLLAGAVAVLGEVYGDLLRAAGATERLMELLAARPAIASPTAPTPLPAGSQGLRVDFEHVGFHYPSRPAQPALRDFDLHIQPGETVALVGASGAGKTTVFQVLQRFYDVDPAPEGGRILLDGKDLRTLALDDFRARIAVVPQDAVVFSASARENIRYGRPDASDAEVEAAARAAFAHDFIAALPEGYGTFLGERGVRLSGGQRQRIAIARALLKDAPLLLLDEATSALDAESERMVQAALDAALHSQGRRRTTLVIAHRLATVQNADRIVVMEQGRVVEQGRHAELMLRGGPYARLAALQFTA encoded by the coding sequence ATGCCAGTCGCCTCCGCACCGCCCCGCCATTCCGCCACGCCCCCGGGAAATCCCTCGCGCCCGCCCACGCGCGCCCTGGCGGGCCTGGTCCCCTTCCTGCGGCCGTATGCAGGCCGCATCGCCCTGGCCCTCGTGTTCCTGGTGCTGGCTGCGGCTGCCACGCTGGCTTTTCCCGTGGCCCTGCGCTCGCTGATCGACGGCGGCCTGCTGCCCGGCGACCGCGGCGCGCAAGCCATGGCGCTGCGGGAGCACTTCGGGCTGCTGTTCGGCGTGGCTGTGGCGCTCGGCGTGTTCTCGGCGGCTCGCTTCTACCTGGTCAGCTGGCTCGGCGAGCGGGTCACCGCCGACCTGCGCAACGCCGTGTACGCGCACGTGCTGCGCCAGAGCCCGGCCTTCTTCGAAACCACGCAGACGGGCGAAGTCCTCTCGCGCCTGACCACCGACACCACGCTGGTGCAGACCGTGGTGGGCTCCTCCCTGTCCATGGGACTGCGCAACGCGGTGATGGGACTGGGCGCGCTGGGCATGCTGGTCTGGAGCCATCCGCGCCTGATGGCGGTCGTGCTGCTGGGCATCGTGCTCGTGGTCGCTCCCACAGCCTGGATCGGGCGCCGGGTCCGGCGGCTGTCGCGCGACAGCCAGGACCGGGTGGCGGACGCCAGCGCACTCGCAGGCGAAGTGCTGAACGCGATTCCCGTGGTGCAGAGCCATACGGCGGAGGCCCGTGAAAGCGCGCGTTTCCAGGCCGCCACCGCGCACGCCTTCGACGCCGCCGTGCGCCGCAGCCGGGCGCGCGCCGCCCTGGTGGCCTTCATCATCGTCGCCAACGCGGGGCTGCTGCTCTGGGGCCTGTACCGCGGCACGCAGGCCGTGCTGGCCGGCGACATGTCGGCCGGGCAGCTCGGAGAGACCGTGATCTACGTCATGCTGCTGGCCGGCGCGGTCGCGGTGCTGGGCGAGGTCTATGGTGACCTGCTGCGCGCGGCCGGCGCGACCGAGCGGCTGATGGAACTGCTGGCGGCCCGCCCTGCGATCGCCTCGCCCACGGCGCCCACCCCCCTGCCCGCGGGCAGCCAGGGCCTGCGCGTGGATTTCGAGCATGTCGGGTTCCACTATCCCTCTCGGCCCGCGCAGCCCGCGCTGCGGGATTTCGACCTGCACATCCAGCCCGGCGAGACCGTGGCGCTGGTGGGTGCAAGCGGCGCCGGCAAGACCACCGTCTTCCAGGTGCTGCAGCGCTTCTACGACGTGGATCCGGCACCGGAAGGCGGTCGCATCCTGCTGGACGGGAAGGACCTGCGCACGCTGGCACTGGACGACTTCCGGGCCCGCATCGCCGTCGTACCGCAGGATGCCGTGGTCTTCTCGGCCTCGGCCCGCGAGAACATCCGCTACGGCCGGCCCGATGCCAGCGACGCCGAGGTGGAGGCCGCCGCGCGCGCGGCGTTCGCGCACGATTTCATCGCCGCACTGCCCGAAGGCTACGGCACCTTCCTGGGAGAGCGCGGCGTGCGCCTGTCGGGCGGGCAGCGCCAGCGCATCGCCATCGCCCGCGCCCTGCTCAAGGACGCCCCGCTGCTGCTGCTCGACGAGGCCACCAGCGCGCTGGACGCCGAGAGCGAACGCATGGTGCAGGCCGCGCTGGATGCCGCGCTGCATTCGCAGGGCCGGCGCCGCACCACGCTGGTGATCGCCCACCGCCTGGCCACGGTCCAGAATGCGGACCGGATCGTCGTGATGGAACAGGGACGGGTGGTCGAGCAGGGGCGGCACGCCGAGCTGATGCTGCGCGGCGGCCCGTATGCCCGACTCGCGGCGCTGCAGTTCACGGCCTGA
- a CDS encoding NADH-quinone oxidoreductase subunit M, with amino-acid sequence MGLLSLAIWTPIAFGALLLAFGRDDQARAVRWIALIGSLIGLAVTLPLYGNFDNGTAAAQFVEKILWIERFNVHYHLGLDGISFWFVPLTAFITVIVVIASWESITERVNQYMGAFLILSGLMIGVFSAMDGLLFYVFFEATLIPMYLIIGIWGGPNKIYAAFKFFLYTLLGSLLMLIALVYLYNQSGGSFDIATWHQLPLSARAQTLLFFAFFAAFAVKVPMWPVHTWLPDVHVEAPTGGSAVLAAIMLKLGAYGFLRFSMPIAPDAARHWAWLMIALSLVAVIYVGLVAMVQKDMKKLVAYSSVAHMGFVTLGFFIFNDLGVSGGLVQMIAHGFVSGAMFLSIGVLYDRVHSREIAAYGGVVNTMPKFAAFALLFAMANCGLPGTAGFVGEWMVILGAVKANFWIGLLAATALIFGAAYTLWMFKRVYLGPVGNDNVRGLLDISAREFLVLGVLAVAVLYMGLYPRPFTDVMDVSVAELLKHVAQTKLH; translated from the coding sequence ATGGGTTTGTTGAGTCTTGCCATCTGGACGCCGATCGCCTTCGGTGCCCTGCTGCTGGCCTTCGGGCGCGACGATCAGGCGCGCGCCGTCCGCTGGATCGCGCTGATCGGCTCGCTGATCGGCCTGGCCGTGACGCTGCCGCTCTACGGCAACTTCGACAACGGCACCGCCGCGGCGCAGTTCGTCGAGAAGATCCTCTGGATCGAGCGCTTCAACGTGCACTACCACCTGGGCCTGGACGGCATCTCGTTCTGGTTCGTGCCGCTGACGGCCTTCATCACGGTGATCGTGGTGATCGCCTCCTGGGAGTCGATCACCGAGCGCGTGAACCAGTACATGGGCGCGTTCCTGATCCTCTCGGGCCTCATGATCGGCGTGTTCAGCGCCATGGACGGCCTGCTGTTCTACGTGTTCTTCGAAGCCACGCTGATCCCGATGTACCTCATCATCGGCATCTGGGGCGGCCCGAACAAGATCTACGCGGCGTTCAAGTTCTTCCTCTACACGCTGCTCGGCTCGCTGCTCATGCTGATCGCGCTGGTGTACCTGTACAACCAGTCCGGCGGCAGCTTCGACATCGCCACCTGGCACCAGCTGCCGCTGTCGGCCCGCGCCCAGACGCTGCTGTTCTTCGCCTTCTTCGCGGCCTTCGCCGTGAAGGTGCCGATGTGGCCGGTGCACACCTGGCTGCCGGACGTGCACGTGGAAGCCCCCACGGGCGGCTCCGCCGTGCTGGCGGCCATCATGCTGAAGCTGGGCGCCTACGGCTTCCTGCGCTTCTCGATGCCCATCGCGCCTGATGCCGCACGCCATTGGGCGTGGCTGATGATCGCGCTGTCGCTGGTGGCGGTGATCTACGTGGGCCTGGTGGCCATGGTGCAGAAGGACATGAAGAAGCTGGTGGCGTATTCGTCCGTGGCCCACATGGGTTTCGTGACGCTGGGCTTCTTCATCTTCAACGACCTGGGCGTCTCTGGCGGCCTGGTGCAGATGATCGCCCACGGCTTCGTGTCGGGCGCGATGTTCCTCTCGATCGGCGTGCTGTACGACCGCGTGCATTCGCGGGAGATCGCGGCCTACGGCGGCGTGGTCAACACCATGCCCAAGTTCGCGGCGTTCGCGCTGCTGTTCGCGATGGCCAACTGCGGCTTGCCGGGCACGGCCGGCTTCGTGGGCGAGTGGATGGTGATCCTGGGCGCCGTGAAGGCGAACTTCTGGATCGGTCTGCTGGCCGCCACCGCGCTGATCTTCGGCGCTGCCTACACGCTGTGGATGTTCAAGCGCGTCTATCTCGGCCCGGTGGGCAACGACAACGTGCGCGGCCTGCTGGACATCAGCGCCCGCGAATTCCTGGTGCTGGGCGTGCTGGCCGTGGCCGTGCTCTACATGGGCCTGTATCCGCGCCCCTTCACCGACGTGATGGACGTGTCGGTGGCCGAACTGCTGAAGCACGTGGCGCAGACCAAGCTCCATTGA
- a CDS encoding DUF1178 family protein, protein MKVLDLHCAFDHAFEGWFASEADFQDQLARGLVECPLCGSREIRKVLSAPRLNLKSSAGAAVAVPGAAGKADQAMPSGPSAPGGAGPTPQSLQAAWLRLARHVMAHTEDVGSRFAQEARRIHEGDAEDRPIRGQASVQETVQLLEEGIAVLPLPLPASAKETLQ, encoded by the coding sequence ATGAAGGTGCTTGACCTGCATTGCGCATTCGACCATGCCTTCGAGGGATGGTTCGCATCCGAAGCGGATTTCCAGGACCAGCTCGCCCGTGGCCTGGTGGAGTGCCCGCTGTGCGGCAGCCGGGAGATCCGCAAGGTGCTCAGCGCCCCCCGGCTGAACCTGAAGTCTTCCGCCGGAGCGGCCGTGGCGGTGCCCGGCGCTGCCGGGAAGGCGGACCAGGCGATGCCGTCCGGTCCCTCCGCTCCCGGAGGGGCGGGGCCCACGCCCCAGTCCCTGCAGGCTGCGTGGCTGCGGCTGGCGCGCCATGTGATGGCCCATACCGAGGACGTGGGAAGCCGGTTCGCCCAGGAGGCGCGCCGCATCCATGAGGGCGACGCCGAGGACCGGCCCATCCGCGGCCAGGCCAGCGTGCAGGAGACGGTGCAGCTGCTGGAGGAGGGCATCGCGGTGCTGCCGCTGCCCCTGCCGGCCTCCGCCAAGGAAACCCTGCAATAG
- a CDS encoding ABC transporter ATP-binding protein: MSDDVILETRHLTKEFKGFTAVSDVNLSVRRGSIHALIGPNGAGKTTCFNLLTKFLEPTSGTITFNGADITREAPAQIARRGVIRSFQISAVFPHLTLTENVRLGLQRRLGTSFHFWKSERSLAHLDSRARELLAEVGLADLADEVTVNLPYGRKRALEIATTLAMEPELMLLDEPTQGMGHEDVDRVTQLIKKVSAGRTILMVEHNMKVISTIADRITVLQRGAVLAEGPYEEVSRNPQVMEAYMGTTDGQLQGAH; the protein is encoded by the coding sequence ATGAGCGACGACGTCATTCTCGAAACCCGCCATCTCACCAAGGAATTCAAGGGCTTCACCGCGGTGAGCGATGTGAACCTGTCGGTGCGCCGCGGTTCCATCCATGCGTTGATCGGCCCCAACGGCGCGGGCAAGACCACCTGCTTCAACCTGCTGACCAAGTTCCTCGAACCCACGTCCGGCACCATCACCTTCAACGGCGCGGACATCACCCGCGAGGCCCCTGCGCAGATCGCCCGGCGCGGGGTGATCCGCTCGTTCCAGATCTCGGCCGTGTTCCCGCACCTGACGCTCACCGAGAACGTGCGGCTCGGCCTTCAGCGCCGGCTCGGCACCTCGTTCCATTTCTGGAAAAGCGAGCGCAGCCTGGCGCACCTCGACAGCCGGGCGCGCGAACTGCTCGCGGAAGTGGGCCTTGCCGACCTGGCCGACGAGGTCACCGTCAACCTGCCCTACGGCCGCAAGCGCGCGCTGGAGATCGCCACGACCCTGGCGATGGAGCCCGAGCTGATGCTGCTCGACGAGCCCACGCAGGGCATGGGCCACGAGGACGTGGACCGCGTCACGCAGCTCATCAAGAAGGTGTCGGCGGGCCGCACGATCCTCATGGTCGAGCACAACATGAAAGTCATCTCCACCATCGCGGACCGCATCACGGTGCTGCAGCGCGGGGCCGTGCTGGCCGAGGGGCCGTACGAGGAGGTCTCGCGCAATCCGCAGGTCATGGAGGCGTACATGGGCACGACCGACGGCCAGCTGCAGGGAGCCCACTGA
- a CDS encoding ABC transporter substrate-binding protein, with product MTKHPRTTATFKTLAVALGLAGLCAASAVQAQDGKVKIGFITDMSSLYADVEGKNGAVAIQMAIDDFGGKVLGMPIELVSADHQNKADIAASKAREWIDTQGLTMLFGGTNSGTALAMAKVAQEKKRVFMVNGAGTSALTNEQCSPYTVQYAYDTVALAKGTGGAVVQQGGKDWFFLTADYAFGAALEADTAKVVKEKGGRVLGSVKHPLNASDFSSFLLQAQNSKAQILGLANAGGDTINAIKAAREFGINKSMKMAGLLVFLTDIHSLGLKNTEGLLLTTSWDWNLDDKTRAFGRKFFAKTKRMPTDIQAADYSATMNYLKAVEAAKSTDADKVMEKLKSTPIDDFYAKGSIRPDGRFAHDMYLMQVKSPAESKEPWDYYKVVAKLPADQVWTTKAESKCALWK from the coding sequence ATGACGAAACACCCTCGCACCACCGCGACCTTCAAGACCCTCGCCGTGGCGCTCGGCCTCGCAGGCCTGTGCGCCGCCTCGGCCGTGCAGGCGCAGGACGGCAAGGTGAAGATCGGCTTCATCACCGACATGTCGAGCCTGTACGCCGACGTGGAAGGCAAGAACGGCGCGGTGGCGATCCAGATGGCGATCGACGATTTCGGCGGCAAGGTGCTGGGCATGCCGATCGAACTGGTCTCGGCCGACCACCAGAACAAGGCCGACATCGCCGCCAGCAAGGCGCGCGAGTGGATCGACACGCAGGGCCTGACGATGCTCTTCGGCGGCACCAACTCGGGCACGGCCCTGGCGATGGCCAAGGTGGCGCAGGAGAAGAAGCGCGTCTTCATGGTGAACGGCGCGGGTACCTCGGCGCTGACCAACGAGCAGTGCAGCCCCTACACCGTGCAGTACGCCTACGACACCGTGGCGCTCGCCAAGGGCACCGGCGGCGCGGTGGTGCAGCAGGGCGGCAAGGACTGGTTCTTCCTGACGGCCGACTATGCCTTCGGCGCCGCGCTGGAGGCCGACACGGCCAAGGTCGTGAAGGAAAAGGGAGGCCGCGTGCTGGGCAGCGTGAAGCACCCGCTGAATGCCTCGGACTTCTCCTCGTTCCTGCTGCAGGCGCAGAACTCCAAGGCGCAGATCCTGGGCCTCGCGAACGCGGGCGGCGACACCATCAACGCCATCAAGGCCGCGCGCGAATTCGGCATCAACAAGAGCATGAAGATGGCCGGCCTGCTGGTGTTCCTGACGGACATCCACAGCCTGGGCCTGAAGAACACCGAAGGCCTGCTGCTCACCACCAGCTGGGACTGGAACCTCGACGACAAGACGCGCGCCTTCGGCCGCAAGTTCTTCGCCAAGACCAAGCGCATGCCCACGGACATCCAGGCGGCCGACTACTCGGCCACGATGAACTACCTCAAGGCGGTGGAGGCCGCCAAGAGCACGGACGCCGACAAGGTGATGGAAAAGCTCAAGTCCACGCCCATCGACGATTTCTACGCCAAGGGCAGCATCCGCCCGGACGGCCGCTTCGCGCACGACATGTACCTGATGCAGGTGAAGTCGCCCGCCGAATCCAAGGAGCCATGGGACTACTACAAGGTGGTCGCCAAGCTCCCCGCCGACCAAGTGTGGACCACCAAGGCCGAGAGCAAGTGCGCGCTCTGGAAGTGA
- the nuoN gene encoding NADH-quinone oxidoreductase subunit NuoN encodes MIDNISWLAVYPEIVLLVMACVIALVDLGVTSPRRTGTYVLTMLTLAVVAVLQGMYASSGNTFYGFGNMVVSDAMGNWLKCFATIAVMVTLVYGRPYAADRGMLRGGELFTLSMFMLLGVFVMVSGNNFLVIYLGLELLTLSSYALVALRRDHTTATEAAMKYFVLGAMASGFLLYGLSMLYGATGSLDIGQVFKAVNSGQIRHQVLVFGLVFVVAGLAFKIGAVPFHMWIPDVYQGAPTAVTVIIGSAPKLAAFAIMIRLLVDGLLPLAIDWQQMLAVLAIGSLLVGNLAAIAQTNLKRMLAYSTIAQMGFVLLGLLSGVINGNVDANAVENAYSSAMFYILTYVLTTLASFGIILLLAREGFESEEISDLAGLNQRSPLYAGVMAICLFSLAGIPPMVGFYAKLAVLQALVASGQAPYIALAVFAVVMSLIGAFYYLRVVKVMYFDAPLTATSVSAPLDVRMVLTVNGALVLVLGLVPGGLMALCADAVVRALAT; translated from the coding sequence ATGATTGACAACATCAGCTGGCTGGCGGTGTACCCGGAGATCGTGCTCCTGGTGATGGCCTGCGTGATCGCCCTGGTGGACCTGGGCGTGACGAGCCCCCGTCGCACCGGCACCTACGTGCTCACCATGCTCACCCTGGCCGTCGTGGCCGTGCTGCAGGGCATGTACGCGAGCAGCGGCAACACGTTCTACGGCTTCGGCAACATGGTGGTCAGCGACGCCATGGGCAACTGGCTCAAGTGCTTCGCGACCATCGCCGTGATGGTGACGCTGGTCTATGGCCGCCCCTATGCGGCGGACCGCGGCATGCTGCGCGGCGGCGAGCTGTTCACGCTCTCGATGTTCATGCTGCTGGGCGTGTTCGTCATGGTGTCGGGCAACAACTTCCTGGTGATCTACCTGGGCCTCGAACTGCTCACGCTGTCCAGCTACGCGCTGGTGGCACTGCGCCGGGACCACACCACGGCCACCGAAGCCGCCATGAAGTACTTCGTGCTCGGCGCGATGGCGAGCGGCTTCCTGCTCTACGGCCTCTCGATGCTGTACGGCGCCACCGGTTCGCTCGACATCGGCCAGGTCTTCAAGGCCGTGAACTCGGGCCAGATCCGCCACCAGGTGCTGGTGTTCGGCCTCGTGTTCGTCGTGGCCGGCCTCGCGTTCAAGATCGGTGCCGTGCCCTTCCACATGTGGATTCCGGACGTGTACCAGGGTGCCCCGACCGCAGTGACGGTCATCATCGGCAGCGCGCCCAAGCTCGCGGCGTTCGCGATCATGATCCGCCTGCTGGTGGACGGCCTGCTGCCGCTGGCCATCGACTGGCAGCAGATGCTGGCCGTGCTGGCGATCGGCTCGCTGCTCGTGGGCAACCTGGCGGCCATCGCGCAGACCAACCTGAAGCGCATGCTGGCGTACTCGACCATCGCTCAGATGGGCTTCGTGCTGCTGGGCCTGCTGTCGGGCGTCATCAACGGCAACGTCGATGCGAACGCGGTCGAGAACGCCTACAGCTCGGCGATGTTCTACATCCTGACCTACGTGCTGACCACGCTGGCGAGCTTCGGCATCATCCTGCTGCTGGCGCGCGAAGGCTTCGAGAGCGAAGAGATCTCGGACCTGGCCGGCCTGAACCAGCGCAGCCCGCTCTACGCCGGCGTGATGGCCATCTGCCTGTTCTCGCTCGCCGGCATCCCCCCGATGGTGGGCTTCTACGCCAAGCTGGCCGTGCTGCAGGCCCTGGTGGCTTCCGGCCAGGCCCCGTACATCGCGCTGGCCGTGTTCGCCGTCGTGATGTCGCTGATCGGCGCGTTCTACTACCTGCGCGTCGTGAAGGTGATGTACTTCGACGCACCGCTGACGGCCACCAGCGTGTCCGCGCCGCTCGACGTGCGCATGGTGCTCACCGTGAACGGTGCCCTCGTGCTGGTTCTCGGCCTCGTGCCGGGCGGCCTGATGGCACTGTGCGCAGACGCGGTGGTGCGCGCCCTGGCCACCTGA
- the nuoL gene encoding NADH-quinone oxidoreductase subunit L, which yields MSQTLSASMLLAVPLAPLAGSALAGILGTAFGGNRIGRRASHTLTILGVFVAFVLSALTFKSVALDGARFNETLYTWMVVGGLKMEVGFLIDTLTAMMMCVVTFVSLMVHIYTIGYMEEDDGYNRFFSYISLFTFSMLMLVMSNNLLQLFFGWEAVGLVSYLLIGFWFNKPTAIFANMKAFLVNRVGDFGFILGIGLIAAYTGTLNYGEIFAKSGELGTIGFPGTNWMLITVICICLFIGAMGKSAQFPLHVWLPDSMEGPTPISALIHAATMVTAGIFMVSRMSPLFELSDTALNFILVIGAITALFMGFLGMIQNDIKRVVAYSTLSQLGYMTVALGASAYSVAVFHLMTHAFFKALLFLGAGSVIMGMHHNQDIRWMGAVRKYMPITWITSLLGSLALIGMPLFSGFYSKDSIIEAVHASTLPAAGFAHFAVLAGVFVTAFYSFRMYFLVFHGKERYDQNPDAHHDDHHAHDDHGHGHGHDAKPHESPWVVTVPLVLLAIPSVVIGFLAIQPMLFGDFFKDVIFVDAARHPAMAELSEMFHGPVAMALHGLQAAPFWLALAGVALSYYMYMVNPALPAAIKRTCMPIYVLFENKYYLDWINENIIARGARALGTGLWKGGDQAVIDGAVVNGSWKVVGWVAGIVRWVQSGYIYHYALVMILGVFGLMTYFVWLNK from the coding sequence ATGAGTCAAACCCTCTCAGCTTCGATGCTCCTCGCGGTGCCGCTGGCGCCGCTGGCGGGCTCCGCGCTCGCCGGCATCCTCGGCACGGCCTTCGGCGGCAACCGCATCGGACGCCGCGCGAGCCACACCCTCACGATCCTCGGCGTGTTCGTCGCGTTCGTGCTCTCGGCCCTGACGTTCAAGAGCGTGGCGCTCGACGGCGCCCGCTTCAACGAGACGCTCTACACCTGGATGGTGGTGGGCGGCCTCAAGATGGAAGTCGGCTTCCTCATCGACACGCTCACCGCCATGATGATGTGCGTGGTGACCTTCGTGTCGCTGATGGTGCACATCTACACCATCGGCTACATGGAAGAGGACGACGGCTACAACCGCTTCTTCTCGTACATCTCGCTGTTCACGTTCTCGATGCTCATGCTGGTCATGAGCAACAACCTGCTGCAGCTGTTCTTCGGCTGGGAAGCGGTGGGCCTCGTGTCGTACCTGCTGATCGGCTTCTGGTTCAACAAGCCCACGGCCATCTTCGCCAACATGAAGGCGTTCCTCGTGAACCGCGTCGGCGACTTCGGCTTCATCCTGGGCATCGGCCTGATCGCCGCCTACACCGGCACGCTGAACTACGGCGAGATCTTCGCCAAGTCGGGCGAGCTCGGCACCATCGGCTTCCCGGGCACGAACTGGATGCTCATCACCGTGATCTGCATCTGCCTGTTCATCGGCGCGATGGGCAAGAGCGCGCAGTTCCCGCTGCACGTGTGGCTGCCCGACTCGATGGAAGGCCCGACCCCGATCTCGGCGCTGATCCACGCGGCCACCATGGTGACCGCCGGCATCTTCATGGTGTCGCGCATGTCGCCGCTGTTCGAGCTGTCGGACACGGCCCTCAACTTCATCCTGGTGATCGGTGCCATCACGGCCCTGTTCATGGGCTTCCTGGGCATGATCCAGAACGACATCAAGCGCGTGGTGGCCTATTCCACGCTGTCGCAGCTGGGCTACATGACCGTGGCGCTGGGCGCTTCCGCCTACTCGGTGGCCGTTTTCCACCTGATGACGCACGCGTTCTTCAAGGCGCTGCTGTTCCTCGGCGCGGGCTCGGTGATCATGGGCATGCACCACAACCAGGACATCCGCTGGATGGGCGCCGTGCGCAAGTACATGCCCATCACCTGGATCACCTCGCTGCTGGGCTCCCTGGCGCTGATCGGCATGCCGCTGTTCTCGGGCTTCTATTCCAAGGACAGCATCATCGAGGCCGTGCACGCCAGCACGCTGCCCGCCGCGGGCTTCGCGCACTTCGCCGTGCTGGCCGGCGTGTTCGTCACCGCGTTCTATTCGTTCCGCATGTACTTCCTGGTCTTCCACGGCAAGGAGCGCTACGACCAGAATCCGGACGCGCACCACGACGACCACCATGCCCACGACGACCATGGTCACGGCCATGGCCACGACGCCAAGCCGCACGAGTCGCCGTGGGTGGTGACGGTGCCCCTGGTGCTGCTGGCGATCCCCTCGGTGGTGATCGGCTTCCTGGCCATCCAGCCGATGCTGTTCGGCGACTTCTTCAAGGACGTGATCTTCGTGGACGCCGCCAGGCACCCCGCGATGGCCGAGCTGTCCGAGATGTTCCACGGCCCGGTGGCGATGGCCCTGCACGGCCTGCAGGCGGCGCCGTTCTGGCTGGCCCTGGCCGGTGTCGCGCTCTCCTACTACATGTACATGGTGAACCCGGCCCTGCCGGCTGCGATCAAGCGCACCTGCATGCCGATCTACGTCCTGTTCGAGAACAAGTACTACCTCGACTGGATCAACGAGAACATCATCGCCCGCGGTGCCCGCGCACTGGGCACGGGCCTGTGGAAGGGCGGCGACCAGGCCGTGATCGACGGCGCCGTGGTGAACGGTTCCTGGAAGGTCGTCGGCTGGGTCGCCGGCATCGTGCGCTGGGTGCAGTCGGGCTACATCTACCACTATGCGCTGGTGATGATCCTGGGCGTGTTCGGGCTCATGACGTACTTCGTGTGGCTCAACAAGTAG